The genomic window AACTGCTCAGGCAGGAAGCCAAGGCGTTGTCTTTGGTGCATTGACTGCTGATAAGAAGTTGGACAAGGCCAATCTTGAAAAATTGATTGCTGCATCTAAAGGTATGGAAATTGTTTTCCATATGGCTTTTGATGAATTGAGCGACCAAGATCAGTTGGAAGCCATTGATTGGCTAAGCCAAGCTGGAGTGACACGCATCCTGACTCGTGCTGGTGTATCTGGCGACTCGTTAGAGAAACGCTTTGCTCACTATCACAAAATTTTAGAACACGCTGCAGGAAAGATTGAAATTTTACCTGGTGGAGGGATTGACATGGACAACCGTCAAATCTTTATTGACCAACTGGGCGTGACACAATTACATGGAACTAAGGTTGTCTTTTAAAAAATAGAAAGGAACTGCTAGCTTTTGGTAGCAGTTTTCGCTTATGTTTGAAATTTTTAAAGCCTATCAATTTAATAGTAAAAAGTCTAAAGAGTATGGATTTATAGAAAATCAAGGTGTATGGACTTATAGTTCGACTATCTTGCAGGGAGATTTTCTCATGATGGTTACAGTTGAGGATGGGGACTTAAGTTTTCAAGTTTATGACCAAGAAACTGGTGACCTCTATCCTCAAGTTCATATGGAAAGTATGAGAGGTACTTTTGTCGGAAGCATTCGAGAGGCTTGTTTAGAAGTTCTTTATGGCATTCGAAAGGCTTGTTTTGAGGTACAGGAATTTCTCTGTCCTCAGACAAAAAGAATCTTGACTCGTGTTCAAGAAAAGTATGAGAATCAATTAGAATACTTATGGGAAAAATCACCTGATACGGCGGTTTTGCGTCATGAAGATAATCAGAAGTGGTATGCGGTTCTAATGAAGATTTCCTGGGAAAAACTAGATAAAACTCAAGAAGGGCTAGTAGAAGTCGTTAATCTTAAGCATGATCAAGTAGCTGATTTATTAGTAGAAAAAGGCATTTACCCAGCTTTTCATATGAATAAGCGCTATTGGATAAGTCTTCCACTTGATGATACTCTAACTGACGAAAAGGTGCATGAATTATTTGATAGAAGTTACTTTTTGACTTCTAAGAAATGAAGGTAGCTATTTGATTTTTTAAATACGTTCAATTCGCAAAATATTCTTTATTGAAGAAATTTTCAGAAAATATTGGATTTTTTCTTGACAAGTAATTTTTCCTATGCTAGAATACTAAACAAGACATCAAACAAAGGAGAAAGCCAAACATGAAAACAGCTAAGTTTAATCAATTTGCTTTGTTGTTGAGGTACTCGGACTAGTGCAATAGCATTAGTCCTGTTTGGCTTACCAAGCGGGAGTAAATCAACATCTCGCTTGGAACTCCGAGCGAGATGTTTTTTCTATATCGAAAATGTGAAGGGAGAATTCTCATGCGTGTAGTTGAGTTTTTAGATACCAGTCTCCGAGATGGTGAGCAGACACCAGGTGTCAATTATTCTATTAAGGAAAAGGTTGCTATAGCAAAACAGCTTGAAAAATGGGGAATTTCAGCAATCGAAGCTGGTTTTCCAGCAGCTAGTCCAGATTCATTCACAGCTGTCCAAGAGATTGCCAAAGCCATGAAAACAACAGCAGTGACAGGGTTAGCTCGTTCTGTTAAATCTGATATTGATGCTTGTTATGAAGCTCTCAAGGATGCCAAGTATCCACAAATCCATGTTTTTATCGCTACTAGTCCTATTCATCGTGAATTTAAGTTGAATAAAAGCAAAGAGGAAATATTGGAAGCTATTAAAGAGCATGTTTCCTATGCACGTAGTAAATTTGAAGTGGTAGAATTCTCTCCTGAAGATGCGACTAGAACTGAGCTGGATTTCCTCTTACAAGTCGTTCAAACAGCGGTAGACGCAGGTGC from Streptococcus sp. oral taxon 061 includes these protein-coding regions:
- a CDS encoding MmcQ/YjbR family DNA-binding protein; its protein translation is MFEIFKAYQFNSKKSKEYGFIENQGVWTYSSTILQGDFLMMVTVEDGDLSFQVYDQETGDLYPQVHMESMRGTFVGSIREACLEVLYGIRKACFEVQEFLCPQTKRILTRVQEKYENQLEYLWEKSPDTAVLRHEDNQKWYAVLMKISWEKLDKTQEGLVEVVNLKHDQVADLLVEKGIYPAFHMNKRYWISLPLDDTLTDEKVHELFDRSYFLTSKK
- a CDS encoding copper homeostasis protein CutC, which translates into the protein MIYEFCAENVTLLEKAMQAGARRIELCDNLAVGGTTPSYGVTKAAVELAADYDTTIMTMIRPRGGDFVYNDLEIAIMLEDIRLTAQAGSQGVVFGALTADKKLDKANLEKLIAASKGMEIVFHMAFDELSDQDQLEAIDWLSQAGVTRILTRAGVSGDSLEKRFAHYHKILEHAAGKIEILPGGGIDMDNRQIFIDQLGVTQLHGTKVVF